The genomic window TCCCCTTATATTAAAATATTTTTTTATCAACGAGATGCTTTGGAATGATAATTTACTTTTATGCTATTACATTGATCTAGCTTATAAAGCAGCAGTAGAAGAATTATCTCAAAAACAGCTTTTACATATCAGGATCAAAGACTTGCCTAATATGAATATGTCAATAGAAAGAGCATTAGGAAAAGTTGGAATTAGCGATGTAGGCTATTTGAAAATGTTAGGTGCTAAAGCTTGCTATTTAAAATTAAGACAGAAGAAAGTGAATTTGAGTATTAAGTTACTATTTGAATTAGCTGGTGCTATCGAAGGTTATCATATAGCAGTACTTCCTGAGTCCATAAAAATTGAATTAATTACTTGGTACAATAGCCTTACGTAAGGAAATACACCAAGAAAATGATTTTATGGTCAGTTTTAAGTTAAAAACTTTGCTAATTAAAACTATTTCAATTTGGCTCTTGTTGGTTAATAAAAACAATTAGAGAGGTGATTTCTGGCAACAGATTAATTAATAATAATAATTGCTCAACAATAAGTTGTTCTTTGTTATTTTCTCCTAATTGTATTGTTTGGAAGCGTTGAATTAATGGGTTATTTAACTCTTTGACTATTTGATTATTCAATAAGGCAAAGTTCAACGCCGATTCAATATAGGCGATTGTATTATCAAGAATAGATAAAATAGTTTGATTATTAAGTTGTTCCCTATGTGCTCCCAGGGCTGAAATATAACTTAACATACTGTGATTAAGACAGAGTAATCTAAAAATTTTTTCTGGCGAAATACTATTAGTTTTCGTTCTGGCAAGCATATCTGATAATACAGAAACCAGTTCCGCGTCATTTATATGGGCGTCGCGACGAGCAATGCGATAATCGACACTGTTATCTCTACCTTGATGATATTGAAATAAAATAGCGGCAAGATAACGGCAATTACTGTGTAATGTTTGTTGCAGAACTTTAGGTAGTTGTCGAAATTTCCAATCAGGCCAAATATAATTTACTGCAATCCAGGCAATGCCACAACCGATGATTGTATTCGTTACCCGAGGAAGCATAACGTTGAAACCTTCGCCTAATAAGTTAAAACTAAGCAAAACAAGCAAAGTAATAAATAAGGTGGCTTGGGCATATTGACTATTGCGGCAGGTAAAGAAAAGAACGCCACTAATAATAATGAGTAAGAGTTGCCCTTCTATCGAGGGTACAAAATAGAGTAAGGGTAACCCAATTAGAATAGCGGCAATGGTTCCAAGAATACGCAATATTAAGCAATTCTTAGTTGCAATATAATTTGGTTGGCATACAAATAAACTGGTCAGTAATATCCAGTAACCCTGAGGTAAATTAAA from Arsenophonus sp. aPb includes these protein-coding regions:
- a CDS encoding TfoX/Sxy family DNA transformation protein; this encodes MLLFDSCFSYLQRLMENYGHIKQKPHFGGYRILVNHVIIGQVLDGKFYLRGCLFAELQFEVSGLQKLVYTKKGVPLILKYFFINEMLWNDNLLLCYYIDLAYKAAVEELSQKQLLHIRIKDLPNMNMSIERALGKVGISDVGYLKMLGAKACYLKLRQKKVNLSIKLLFELAGAIEGYHIAVLPESIKIELITWYNSLT